A genomic region of Phragmites australis chromosome 2, lpPhrAust1.1, whole genome shotgun sequence contains the following coding sequences:
- the LOC133907331 gene encoding ethylene-responsive transcription factor WRI1-like, with translation MTKPPCATTPLSPSSCSWTSSSASTSSAGSCYVPSCSPKHKKKKSKCKRAQNGAGDAVVVPRSSSSIYRGVTRHKGSGKYEAHLWDRHARSPTKNKKGRQGCVDVPCPIVFSLPIVYLGGFDSEEAAARIYDLAALKYRGSKCVLNFPLESYKQEREKMQRMTREVYLATLRRRSSGFSRGVSEYRGVARHHYNGRWEARIGHASGKKYLYLGTFDTQEEAARAYDLAALEFRGHSAITNFDISSYTDYLQPPVTKAQPQPVLKPKDEAPLPMAHPAPLLQPKPEPEDEPAALPLGPVLRDADDVDHAIAEILPALGMDPAEFEERYPARRARAPGWPSDDLPLPDSVRFEDDIESLFDAPGPAAAATIGSLAPGRWR, from the exons ATGACGAAGCCGCCTTGCGCAACTACCCCGCTTTCCccttcctcttgttcttggacctcctcctccgcttccACATCCTCCGCGGGCTCCTGCTACGTGCCGTCGTGCTCGCcgaagcacaagaagaagaagagcaaatGCAAGAGGGCCCAGAACGGCGCCGGCGATGCCGTGGTCGTCCCAAGGAGCAGTTCCTCCATCTACAGGGGTGTGACCAG GCACAAGGGCTCAGGGAAGTATGAGGCGCACCTGTGGGACAGGCATGCCCGGAGCCCAACAAAGAACAAGAAGGGCAGACAAG GATGTGTGGATGTTCCATGCCCGATTGTCTTCTCGCTTCCAATAGTTTATCTAG GAGGTTTTGACAGTGAGGAGGCAGCGGCCCGCATCTACGATCTTGCAGCACTCAAGTACCGGGGCTCAAAGTGTGTACTCAACTTCCCA CTGGAATCGTACAAGCAAGAGCGTGAGAAGATGCAGCGCATGACGAGAGAGGTGTACTTGGCCACTCTGAGGCGCAGGAGCAGCGGCTTCTCGAGAGGCGTCTCCGAGTACAGGGGAGTGGCAAG GCACCACTACAATGGCCGGTGGGAGGCCAGGATAGGCCACGCTAGCGGCAAGAAATACCTCTACTTGGGGACATTCG ATACCCAGGAAGAGGCAGCCCGGGCCTACGACCTCGCAGCTCTAGAATTCCGGGGGCACAGCGCGATCACCAACTTCGACATCAGCAGCTACACGGACTACCTGCAACCACCGGTCACCAAGGCCCAGCCACAGCCGGTTCTGAAGCCCAAGGACGAGGCACCGCTCCCCATGGCACATCCGGCGCCACTTCTGCAGCCCAAGCCCGAGCCCGAAGACGAGCCCGCGGCGCTGCCACTGGGCCCGGTGCTCCGCGACGCGGACGACGTGGACCACGCCATCGCCGAGATCCTACCGGCGCTCGGAATGGACCCCGCCGAATTCGAGGAAAGGTACCCGGcccgccgcgcccgcgcgccCGGCTGGCCGTCGGACGACCTGCCGCTGCCGGACAGCGTGCGCTTCGAGGACGACATCGAGTCCCTGTTCGACGCGCCCGGACCTGCCGCGGCCGCCACGATCGGCTCGCTCGCCCCCGGCCGCTGGCGGTGA